One Archangium violaceum genomic window, TTGCGGATGTTGTCGCGCTGGGAGCCCCAGCGCTTCTCCGGCACGCTGGTGATGTCCTTCACCCCGTGCCTGGTGCAGCAGCTCCTCGCCTGCGAGGAGCGCTACACGCGCTACCTGCAACTGCTGGGGCGCATCGCCACGCGCGAGCTGGAGCGCACCTCCCGGTTGGAGCTCTACAACCGCTACGAGAAGTACCCCCAGCCGATCACCGACGAGGCGCTGCACCGGCTCCACCGCACCTCGGGCATGTACCTGCGGCGCGTGGAGGACAGTCTGGCCTTCCTTCGGGAGCACCGCCTGCGCGATGTGCTCGGCCAGCTCGGGCGCTCGCGGTTGCCGGGGGTGCAGCTCTGGACGTCCTCCCCTCAGCACAACTTCCTCCCCTTCTTCGAGCCCGCCACCGCGGATCGACTCGTGGCTCGGGGTGTCGAGGACTTCGAGGCCGTCTTCGGGCGAGAGCCGGACGGCTTCTGGCTGCCGGAGTGCGCCTTCCAGCCCGGGCTCGAGCGCCTGCTGACGCGCCACGGCGTCCGTCGCACCGCGCTGAGCCTGCATGGAATCGGCGCCTATCAGCCAAATGACCCCAGCGGGGTGTACCGCCACGGGGATCTGGAGGTGCTCGTCCACGACTACCGGATCGGCCTGCACCTGTGGAAGTCACCCGAGTCCACCTTCCCGGCGCATCCCGTCTACCGCGAGTTCTTCCGGGACGTGGGCTTCGACGTCGTGCCCGAATACTTCGACGAGCTCGGCGTGCCCGTGCCCGCCCACAAGCGGGGGCACGTGTGGACGGGTCTCAAGTACCACGCGGTGAGTGGCCGGGACGTGGGGCTGGGACACAAGGCGCTCTATGACGTGGAGGCGGCGCGCGCCCAGGTACCCCAGCACGTGCGCGCGTTCTGGGAGCTGCTCGAGTCCCGCCGTGCGCTCGTCCAGGACGGGCAGACGTTCGTGCTGGCCTTCGACACCGAGCTGTTCGGTCACTGGTGGCACGAGGGCATCGAGTGGCTCGAGGGGGTGATGCAGCCCTCGCTGCCTCGTGAGGGCACCGTCACCGCCGCGCCATCGCCGCCGCCTCCCCTGCCGCGGCTCTACTATTCGACGTGGGGACGGGACTTCTACAGCGAGCACTGGCTGACGCCGGGCAACTGCTGGATGTACGCGCTCATCAAGCTCGTGGAGGCCCACCTGCCGGAGCCGGTGGGCGAAGAGGCCCTGGAGCTGTGGCGCCGCTTCGAGGTCCTCGGCGGCAGCGACCTGCTCTTCATGATGCCGGATCCCACGCAGCGGGAGCGGGCTCGCTCGCTGTTCCTGGCCCGCTACGCGGACGTCGTCTCGCGCCTGCCCTCCTTCACGCCCGAGCTGCTCGCCGCCTTCCCGGTGGACCCGTTCAAGTGTCTGCTCATCCACGTGATGAAGCCGGGAGACGGGTCCGCGCCGCTCTTCCAGCTTCGCCGGCTGTCGCGCGAGGACGAGCGCATGGAGCGGCGCCGGGAGATCACCCTCGAGCCCGAGGTGCTCGACGTCGAGGGCCTGCGCGTCTGCTTCCAGTACTTCCTGCTGCACCCGCAGGGCCGCTACGCGCTGCGCGTGGAGGGCTCGGAGCGCCAGCACACCTTCCAGATGCCGGACTACGGCGTGCCCCTGCTCATCGCCCAGGACGCTCG contains:
- a CDS encoding DUF1611 domain-containing protein, translated to MNTRLVLLLNTHMPQVLSEGPLFDEPENWLFEALTETYIPLLRMLSRWEPQRFSGTLVMSFTPCLVQQLLACEERYTRYLQLLGRIATRELERTSRLELYNRYEKYPQPITDEALHRLHRTSGMYLRRVEDSLAFLREHRLRDVLGQLGRSRLPGVQLWTSSPQHNFLPFFEPATADRLVARGVEDFEAVFGREPDGFWLPECAFQPGLERLLTRHGVRRTALSLHGIGAYQPNDPSGVYRHGDLEVLVHDYRIGLHLWKSPESTFPAHPVYREFFRDVGFDVVPEYFDELGVPVPAHKRGHVWTGLKYHAVSGRDVGLGHKALYDVEAARAQVPQHVRAFWELLESRRALVQDGQTFVLAFDTELFGHWWHEGIEWLEGVMQPSLPREGTVTAAPSPPPPLPRLYYSTWGRDFYSEHWLTPGNCWMYALIKLVEAHLPEPVGEEALELWRRFEVLGGSDLLFMMPDPTQRERARSLFLARYADVVSRLPSFTPELLAAFPVDPFKCLLIHVMKPGDGSAPLFQLRRLSREDERMERRREITLEPEVLDVEGLRVCFQYFLLHPQGRYALRVEGSERQHTFQMPDYGVPLLIAQDARAYPKYDPEVLYRKLGEIWEGDERLPIKTAPSQRSRHAYTREALMGVLEGRRAAVFKYNKEGYALLRFREQALAPPVVVFDDTVSLQDAGTYIQAGAMSVPVSSDPADITRHDFGAVIFTCSLNFESEVPHVRALLEVATRRKLPVVSLYDDILYYDLFDGLDVDPALFYRVAVPEQDALASQAPVDYRPRNLLGVFGTDTVQGKFTTQLYLREALARHVRVRHHSTEPTGILLGADTGYSRVLRVEPAQRLAFERRLMSELAEGCELVITGGQNGLLYTPPGGDRRANASTLIYETFLPRLVVLTVSVDTQAEDVLATREYLETLAREHGVPCTVVGLAMMGGRKLHGSRWTETWFLGVRDEVLEGARHRLEQHTGLRVHAIPEEADALARAVLSHL